The genomic DNA AAGGGCGTAAGGACCTGGCACGGATGAAGATGGTGCCTGAAAAATCCACCGACACACTCAAGGAGACGGCGCGATGGGCGAAAACATTGAAATGACGGGAACTCAGATCAATCAGACGGACCGCATCCAGGCAGACATCAGACACACCGAGGCTCAGATCAGCCAGACGGTCCACACTCTTGAGGAGCGGCTCTCCCCGTCGAACCTCAAGAGGCAGGCCGTGCAGAAGGCGCGGCACTCCCTGCTGGTGGGCGCAGCGAGGGTAATGGAATTCGTCGAACGCAAACCCGTTCCCACAGCCCTTGCGGGTGCCGGCATCATTCTCCTGATGGTATTGAAGAGTCGCAGGCACGCACGCGCCGAATCCAGAGGGACCGGAAAAGAAATAGCCGGAGCGGCCGCAAAGGGTTTCCTCTCCGGCATGGCGAAAAACACCCGGAAAAAATCTGTCCGCCCCGGCACAACCATCGTGTGGCGGAGCCTTGCCAGCGCGCTGGGGGCTACCTTGAGCACCCTCTGGTACCGCCGCAAACATGAACGCCCCGTCACCGAGACAGGGATTGTTTCCGATCTCCCCCGAGCTGGTGCGTACCCGGTGGGAACTCCGTTTCTCGAGCATATTCCGGCATCGAAGTAGCGTGGACAATCCCGTCCACAGCTCCAGGAATCGGCGGAGGAACCCAATGAAAAGGTTCGCTGCAAAGATGGCGTGGGTGGTGTTGGCAAGCCTTCTCCTCACCTCCTGCGCCACCATATCCCTCGTCGACTCCTGGCGCACCCCCACTCCCTATGGAAAACGCTACGGAAGAGTCCTGGTGACGAGCCTCGTTCCAGAAGCCGAGACTCGCCGGGTCTATGACGAGATCGTCGCAGCGGAGCTTCAGCGCCGTGGGGTCGAAGCAGTCCCCGCACATAACTTCTTTCCGGGGAAAGCACGTCCCAACCGGCAATCGCTGCAGAAGGCAGTGAAACAATCCCAGGCAGACGCACTCCTCATGATCCAGATGGTCCGGGTCGAACAGCAGACAGATGTCATGCCCGGATACATGAGCATCTTCCCCGACCCCTGGTACGACCGCTTCACCCCCCGGTGGGGATACGGACCGTACCACGGCTACAACTACGGCTCCTACTACAGCCCCAATTACGGCAGTTACGGGTTCTCCACATACTACGAGCCTCCTTCCATCGTCCATTACGAAGTGGCGACCATGCAGGCGAACCTGTTCGATGCCGCAAGCGGATATCTGGTCTGGGCGGGGACTATGGAGACCATGGAGCCGGGGCGGGTTGTAAAGATAGCCAAAGATATGGGAAAAATCATCAGCGAGTCGCTGACCCGGGAGGGACTGATGTGACTGCCGCGCCAGAGTGGCTCCCTCAGCGCCTCGACAGACAGGGACTTCCTTTGAGACAGTAGCGCCACGGATGAAGTGCAGCCTCCCCGGCGTAATCTATACCGATTCGCGGAGTCGTGACCACCTCGACGGGAGCCGCCACTCCCGCATCTCTCACGAAGAGAGTGGGGCCGGTGAGGTCTTCGCCATAAAGGGTGCCGTCTATGGCAAGGGCGCGACACAACTTTCCCGGTCCGTTGGTGAGGGTACACGAGCGACGTCCCGTTGCGTGACGGCGGGAAGTCATCAGATCGACCCCAACCACGGGCTCCAGCGCCCGGACCAGGACGCATTCCGGCACTCCCTCCTCGCGTGTCGTCAGGTTCAGGCACCAGTACATACCGTAGATGAGATACACATAAGCGACGCCCCCCTTTTCGAACATGATGGAGGTGCGGCGGCTCAACCTGCCGCCGAAGGCATGTGAAGCCCGGTCGGTAACTCCAAGGTAGGCCTCCGTCTCCACGATTATCCCCGATGCCGTCCCCTCAGGGGTGACGCGGACAAGCTCCTTCCCGAGCAGGTCACGTGCAACCTCCATGGTATCGCGGAGATAGAACTCGCGGGGAAGTTTATCAGTCACATCTGTTTTTCCTTCGGCCATAGCAGGTTCCTCGGCTCGATCCCGTACCCAAAGATGCAGATCAAATAAAAGAAAAGGCACCGGTCGCAAGACGGTGCCTTAGATTACGAACAAAGGAGAAAACTACTCCTTGTTGGGTCCGCGCCCCGGAAACTTCAGGCCCTTCAGTGTTACCCCCCGGACCACCTCTCCCGTCTTGAGGGATACCTTCTGCATAGGTCCCTCTTTGTTACCGTCCAGGACCGATCCGCCGCGTGGAGGGCCCCCGCCATAACTGTCCCTGACCTTGAGGAAGTACGTGCCACCCTCGTGCACCCGGAGCAGGAACTTCCCATCTTTGTCGCTGCGGTCGGAAACGAAGAGAGGCTTCCCGATAACAGTCGGCGTGACGAAGGCGAAAATGAACACTCCTTCCACAGGCTTTCCGGAGGGGTCCTGAACCGTTCCCTCCACTGCCGTCACCCCCTGCTTGACCGGCAACGCCCGAAATGGAAGCGCACCGGCCATTACGCCGAGATCCAGCTTCTCTCCCTTCGACAGACGGTATTTTTTCGGGATCTTTTTATCGTCGAGTCCGATGAGGAAGTGGTCACCCTCCTGCGGTGGCCCTATCTGCGTGCTGCCATGCCGCTTGATGGCTCCGACGCAGTATTCACCAGCCGGCAGATCCAGCGAAAAACGCCCCTCCTTGTCTAGCCGCTCGACGAAATCTGGCACACGCCAGTACCGCTCATGGGAAGGTGCCGGCCCGTTGGCAAGATTGTAGATGTAGACCATTCCTTCGGACATGGGAGTGGTGGTGCTGATCATCATCTTCCCGGAGAGTGTTCCGGTAGCGGCTTCCCCGGCCGCAAGAGTGAGTCCCGCCGTCAGCATGACGGCAACCGCTAGTACCGCTGAAGAGATCCTTTTCATGCCTCCTCCTTCTGCCTATTGGCCTGAGTCCCATCGAGCCGAACATGCTTCAGGACGTTACGGGAACCACTGACAACCGCCCCGGACGCAGCTACTTTCTCCTCGCCCCTGCTCCGGCAACCGGCGCATCAAGAAAAGGCTCAAAAAAGACCCGGCTCAGTTCTTCATCCTTGGTCCCGTCGTATATACCCGCTGCCACCTTATCCCGCTCAGGCGAGCCCCACCAGTTCTCCGGAACCTCTACATCACGGTCCTGCCCTTCCCCCAGCGAGAAATTGTAGGTACGGTTGCCGTAAATGTTGTTCCGCTGGAATCGTGGGGGCTGCGTCCCCTTGTTGAGCCGTTCGAAATCCACGGCGTTCACGTGCTGGCGCACGAAGAGGACCCCCAGGTCGTTGCGGGTAATTTCGTTATCCGTTATCCGAACCTCACCTTCCAGGCGCATGAAACGTATGCCGATGCGATTGTCGGTAAACGTGCAGTGTTCCACCTGCAAGTTGGCCGTGTTGTAGTGCACGCCGCGGTTGTTGTTGCGGAAAACCGTATCGGCAATCCTGACCTGGGCGTAGTGGATCATGACGCCGGCAAAGGCATACTCGAAACGGCAGTGTTCGATGACATTTTCCGGGTCCGCCGCCAGAAACTGAAGGTACGACCAGTCGTTCACCTTCGGCTTCCTCTCGGCCGAAGTAAAGACTATAGGGCGGTCCTTTGTCCCGCGGGCGACGATCCGCCCCTCCACCATGATCTCGCCGTCACCGATCTCGTTATGGTCCCGGTCGATCCGCTTGAACCGCACCGTCGTGCCCGGAAGGACCGTGAGGGTGGCGCCCCGCTGCACCGAAACTACCCCCTCCACCCGGATCTCCCCCTGCCATACCGTATCGTGCTCGATGACGCTGTCACGGACGACCACCGGCTTACCACCACGAGTCCCTACAATCTTTGCCGGCTTCCGCACGGAAGGCTCCGGCCTGGGTTCTCCGGACATAACCTTGCCCACGGTGATGGAAATATTTTCCACCATGCTACCCTTCCGGTAGGTAACCGCGTGACGGGCGTTCCCCTGATAGAGACCATAGGTCTCACCACTGTGGGGACCGTCACCGAGCACATCCCGGGCCACTAGCCCGTAATCGCCGTCCTGGTCTATCGGAATGAAGAACGTTCCCGCGGCGTCCGTCATAGCAGAGTACTCGGTGCCGTGGTACACGTGGTACATCTGAAACACCGGCGCCGCCAGTCGGTACGCAAGCACCATCATCCCCGAAACCGGTTTTCCCGACCGGTCCAGGACCCTGCCCCGGATGCCGGTGCCGGAAGCAGCCTGCTCCGCCACTGTCTTCAGCTCATTATCCTTCACCTGCGGAGTAGTGACAAACAGGTCGCGGTCGTTCTTCGGGTAGCATGAAAGCTCGATCCGGGCGGTTTCACCCTCCCTTACTTCGACAGGATTGTGCGGGTAGTAGCAGTAGAGATCCCCCTTCTGCAAAGGACGGTTGCTCTTTCCCCCCGCCATCTTCTTGCCGATCACGACATATCGTCCGGAGGATACAGGAATGCGAAACCTGCCATCCCCCCCAGCCGAGACCGTCTTAACCCCCAGCCCCTTGAAAGTCCTGCTCCCGGGAGGATAGAGCGCCACATATCCGTCCTGCACCGGTTCACCCTTGAAGAGCAGCCGTCCCTCTATGCCGGTTTCGCCCGGAACGTATGCCGGCGCGGGAGGGATCGGCACTGCCTGAAGGGCGACCCAGACACTCTCCTTCTCCAGATGCAGAGGGCTGTTGCCGTGGTAGGCATGGTACTCGCGTCCATCATGCAGGCCACGGGCTACGATGAAGTAGTCTCCGGGAGGAGCCTTCAGCGCGTAAACTCCTTTTGCATCGGCAGGCGAGGATGTAGCTACCGGTTTCCCCTCAACAATGTCCTGGTACCCGGTATAAAGCATCACACGCGCCCCCGGAAGTGGACCATGCTCCGTAAAAACCCTCCCTTCAACCGTCAGATCCATTCCGGCAAAGACAGTGAACGGGCAGAACATCATGAGGATGAATAGTAGTCTGATCATGCCCGCTTTGTACCATCTCGCCATAAATTAATCAATATGAATGAACCTGAACGAACCGGCACCTCCTCAGTACTTCCACTTGAGCATCGTCTCCTGATCCTCATCCTCCTGATACAGGTACATGCTCCTGATGCGCTCCGCTATGCCGCCGACGTCCGGAAAGAGGGAACCGGCATGGATGCCGCAGCGGTAGAGGTCGTGGCGGATAGGTGCGAACCTGCCGGCCGGAATAATCACCTTTATCAGCTTGTGATTCTGCTGCCGGTTACGGTCGAGGGGTATGAAGCGGTTTTCCGCCTGCACGAACTCGTGAACCGTGAATGCAGCCTCCTGGGAACGCACACGACCGACGATGTGCCTCGGCAGATAGACCTTGGTCTCCGTCCCCGAAAAAGGGGACTCGCCGGTACCCGTGCTTCGAATGACATCGGCATCGGCGGGAAGGAATATCCAGACGACACCGTGCTCCTGCCCCGATCCGGGACGGCGGACGGCAAACCAGAGGGCACCCAGGGCGTTAGTAGACCAGTCGAGAAGCCTCGTCGGAAGTCCATGATGCTGAGCC from Geobacter sp. DSM 9736 includes the following:
- a CDS encoding DUF3618 domain-containing protein; this translates as MGENIEMTGTQINQTDRIQADIRHTEAQISQTVHTLEERLSPSNLKRQAVQKARHSLLVGAARVMEFVERKPVPTALAGAGIILLMVLKSRRHARAESRGTGKEIAGAAAKGFLSGMAKNTRKKSVRPGTTIVWRSLASALGATLSTLWYRRKHERPVTETGIVSDLPRAGAYPVGTPFLEHIPASK
- a CDS encoding DUF4136 domain-containing protein, encoding MKRFAAKMAWVVLASLLLTSCATISLVDSWRTPTPYGKRYGRVLVTSLVPEAETRRVYDEIVAAELQRRGVEAVPAHNFFPGKARPNRQSLQKAVKQSQADALLMIQMVRVEQQTDVMPGYMSIFPDPWYDRFTPRWGYGPYHGYNYGSYYSPNYGSYGFSTYYEPPSIVHYEVATMQANLFDAASGYLVWAGTMETMEPGRVVKIAKDMGKIISESLTREGLM
- a CDS encoding DNA-3-methyladenine glycosylase — encoded protein: MAEGKTDVTDKLPREFYLRDTMEVARDLLGKELVRVTPEGTASGIIVETEAYLGVTDRASHAFGGRLSRRTSIMFEKGGVAYVYLIYGMYWCLNLTTREEGVPECVLVRALEPVVGVDLMTSRRHATGRRSCTLTNGPGKLCRALAIDGTLYGEDLTGPTLFVRDAGVAAPVEVVTTPRIGIDYAGEAALHPWRYCLKGSPCLSRR
- a CDS encoding carboxypeptidase-like regulatory domain-containing protein; amino-acid sequence: MKRISSAVLAVAVMLTAGLTLAAGEAATGTLSGKMMISTTTPMSEGMVYIYNLANGPAPSHERYWRVPDFVERLDKEGRFSLDLPAGEYCVGAIKRHGSTQIGPPQEGDHFLIGLDDKKIPKKYRLSKGEKLDLGVMAGALPFRALPVKQGVTAVEGTVQDPSGKPVEGVFIFAFVTPTVIGKPLFVSDRSDKDGKFLLRVHEGGTYFLKVRDSYGGGPPRGGSVLDGNKEGPMQKVSLKTGEVVRGVTLKGLKFPGRGPNKE
- a CDS encoding right-handed parallel beta-helix repeat-containing protein; protein product: MIRLLFILMMFCPFTVFAGMDLTVEGRVFTEHGPLPGARVMLYTGYQDIVEGKPVATSSPADAKGVYALKAPPGDYFIVARGLHDGREYHAYHGNSPLHLEKESVWVALQAVPIPPAPAYVPGETGIEGRLLFKGEPVQDGYVALYPPGSRTFKGLGVKTVSAGGDGRFRIPVSSGRYVVIGKKMAGGKSNRPLQKGDLYCYYPHNPVEVREGETARIELSCYPKNDRDLFVTTPQVKDNELKTVAEQAASGTGIRGRVLDRSGKPVSGMMVLAYRLAAPVFQMYHVYHGTEYSAMTDAAGTFFIPIDQDGDYGLVARDVLGDGPHSGETYGLYQGNARHAVTYRKGSMVENISITVGKVMSGEPRPEPSVRKPAKIVGTRGGKPVVVRDSVIEHDTVWQGEIRVEGVVSVQRGATLTVLPGTTVRFKRIDRDHNEIGDGEIMVEGRIVARGTKDRPIVFTSAERKPKVNDWSYLQFLAADPENVIEHCRFEYAFAGVMIHYAQVRIADTVFRNNNRGVHYNTANLQVEHCTFTDNRIGIRFMRLEGEVRITDNEITRNDLGVLFVRQHVNAVDFERLNKGTQPPRFQRNNIYGNRTYNFSLGEGQDRDVEVPENWWGSPERDKVAAGIYDGTKDEELSRVFFEPFLDAPVAGAGARRK
- a CDS encoding FRG domain-containing protein; protein product: MPAKNEARLGEIMSVLKVESETMYPVFGIDSLRDYVELLELNLCQEFAIFRGQSRDWELVPRIATRMHVRPILENEQAMFNAFRHEAVSFVRPEPSSEWEWLAVAQHHGLPTRLLDWSTNALGALWFAVRRPGSGQEHGVVWIFLPADADVIRSTGTGESPFSGTETKVYLPRHIVGRVRSQEAAFTVHEFVQAENRFIPLDRNRQQNHKLIKVIIPAGRFAPIRHDLYRCGIHAGSLFPDVGGIAERIRSMYLYQEDEDQETMLKWKY